In a single window of the Phycisphaerales bacterium genome:
- a CDS encoding trypsin-like peptidase domain-containing protein — translation MRAQVEAGADWRRLRRLRFAAVALVGLAGVPLAEAAIVVLRDGQTIRAEVLRETADRVVIDLGFDVLSIPRSNVREIRADEEGAQAAQVRQTEDIYSTADLPPRSVKELTERFGEGVVLVSSPTGLGSGFFISMEGHLITNFHVVEGESKLAVTVFRQVGAEFRREKFEEVEIVATNSFLDLALLRVKFPENYEPVITYLAEESDLRDGDLVFAIGNPLGLERTVSQGIVSKRNRAFEGLTYIQMTAQINPGNSGGPLFNTRGEVVGVTNMGIPSAEGLGFAIPVRYVIDFLRNRDAFAFNSESSEAGYRYLQPASRQNQEAPTFLRAPATGAGD, via the coding sequence ATGCGTGCACAGGTTGAGGCGGGAGCGGACTGGCGAAGATTGCGCCGGCTGCGATTCGCAGCGGTAGCACTGGTGGGACTGGCCGGGGTGCCGCTGGCAGAAGCGGCGATCGTAGTTTTGCGCGATGGCCAGACGATCCGGGCGGAGGTGCTGCGGGAGACGGCGGACCGGGTGGTGATTGACCTCGGTTTTGACGTGCTGTCGATTCCGCGGAGCAACGTGCGCGAGATCCGGGCTGACGAAGAGGGCGCGCAGGCCGCCCAGGTGCGGCAGACCGAGGATATCTACAGCACGGCCGACCTGCCGCCGCGCAGCGTGAAGGAGCTGACGGAGCGGTTTGGAGAGGGGGTGGTGCTGGTGTCGTCGCCGACGGGACTGGGGAGCGGGTTCTTCATCAGCATGGAGGGACACCTGATCACGAACTTCCACGTGGTGGAAGGGGAAAGTAAGCTGGCGGTGACGGTCTTTCGGCAGGTGGGGGCGGAATTCCGGCGGGAGAAGTTCGAGGAAGTGGAGATCGTCGCGACGAATTCGTTTCTCGATCTCGCGCTGTTGCGGGTGAAGTTCCCGGAGAATTACGAACCGGTCATCACCTACTTGGCGGAGGAGAGCGATCTGCGCGATGGCGACCTGGTATTCGCGATCGGCAATCCGCTGGGGCTGGAGCGGACGGTCTCGCAGGGGATTGTCAGCAAGCGCAACCGGGCGTTCGAAGGGTTGACCTACATCCAGATGACGGCGCAGATCAACCCGGGCAACTCGGGGGGACCGCTGTTCAACACGCGTGGCGAAGTGGTGGGCGTGACGAACATGGGAATCCCGTCGGCCGAAGGGCTGGGCTTCGCGATACCCGTGCGGTATGTGATCGACTTTCTACGGAATCGCGACGCGTTCGCCTTCAACAGCGAGAGTTCGGAGGCCGGCTATCGCTATCTGCAGCCGGCGTCGCGACAGAATCAGGAAGCCCCGACGTTTCTTCGTGCCCCGGCAACGGGCGCAGGAGACTAG
- a CDS encoding type II secretion system protein, which produces MIVPTSRRHGGFTLIELLVVVAIIALLISMLLPALRNAREQAKQVKCAANLRSFGLGFHAYGNSNRDFSCSGSFDPEISNGRDGPVDRVGWVADLVNGEYAFPGQQLCPSNPALYNQKLGVMAAGANSYGEEEARDLVQRGYNTNYCQSWYMGRTEWNPASNDYNLRRVRATRGPLQFGRWVRAGDARIPLLGDGRTDLDNVVLGQRSVKTMIDGPFGGPYGIQNYADFGPAHGFGSHFGTKDHNRIRANVLFADGHVRIFEDRDRDGEFAIDDSVFPPRQKDLNESIVFDGVLSIGRRSESTWELR; this is translated from the coding sequence GTGATCGTGCCAACGTCCCGCCGACATGGCGGCTTCACTCTCATCGAACTGCTCGTGGTCGTCGCGATCATCGCGCTCCTGATTTCCATGCTGCTGCCCGCGTTGCGCAACGCGCGTGAGCAGGCCAAGCAGGTCAAGTGTGCCGCGAATCTGCGCAGCTTCGGCCTGGGCTTCCATGCTTACGGCAATAGCAACCGCGATTTCTCGTGCAGTGGCTCGTTCGATCCCGAGATCTCGAACGGTCGCGACGGGCCGGTTGACCGCGTCGGCTGGGTCGCCGACCTGGTCAATGGGGAGTACGCCTTTCCCGGCCAGCAGCTCTGCCCGTCCAATCCCGCACTATACAACCAGAAGCTCGGCGTGATGGCCGCCGGTGCCAATTCGTATGGCGAGGAGGAGGCCCGCGACCTGGTCCAGCGCGGCTACAACACGAATTATTGCCAGTCGTGGTACATGGGCCGCACCGAATGGAATCCTGCTTCCAACGACTACAACCTCCGGCGTGTCCGGGCCACCCGCGGCCCGCTCCAATTCGGCCGGTGGGTCCGTGCCGGGGACGCCCGTATCCCCCTGCTGGGGGATGGCCGCACCGACCTCGACAACGTCGTCCTGGGCCAGCGTTCCGTGAAGACGATGATCGACGGCCCGTTCGGCGGCCCCTATGGCATCCAGAACTACGCCGACTTCGGCCCTGCTCACGGCTTCGGTAGCCACTTCGGCACCAAGGACCACAACCGCATCCGGGCCAATGTCCTTTTTGCCGACGGCCATGTCCGCATCTTCGAGGATCGCGATCGCGACGGGGAGTTCGCGATTGATGACAGTGTGTTCCCACCGCGCCAGAAGGACCTCAACGAGTCGATCGTGTTCGACGGCGTGCTCAGTATCGGCCGCCGCTCGGAAAGTACATGGGAACTGCGCTAG